The Sinomonas sp. P10A9 genome includes a window with the following:
- a CDS encoding FadR/GntR family transcriptional regulator → MATTTSAPAARFSAQARLRALQAEIMDLILDRGLEAGDPLPTESELTATLGVGRNTLRECLKVLQALGVVEIRHGFGMFVAPSNFDALADGLSFRGRLSLRHKGHEAMELVDVRQALESGLVGASIDVITQEQLARIEAVVVTMEESAERGDEFSEADALFHRLLFEPLDNELLLNLMGVFWKVYRKIHAEVGPSNADLVETAAAHRRILEAASAGDKAAASELLNRHFDGIRRMLQAHADG, encoded by the coding sequence ATGGCCACGACGACGTCGGCTCCTGCGGCGCGCTTCAGCGCGCAGGCGCGGCTCCGAGCGCTTCAGGCGGAGATCATGGACCTTATCCTCGACCGAGGACTTGAGGCGGGCGACCCGTTGCCCACGGAGAGCGAGCTGACGGCGACCCTCGGGGTCGGCAGGAACACCCTGCGTGAATGCCTCAAGGTCCTGCAGGCGCTCGGGGTGGTGGAGATCCGGCACGGGTTCGGCATGTTCGTTGCGCCGAGCAATTTCGATGCGCTCGCCGATGGGCTCTCCTTCCGCGGCCGGCTGTCCCTCCGCCACAAGGGGCATGAGGCGATGGAGCTCGTCGATGTCCGCCAGGCGCTCGAGTCGGGGCTTGTCGGAGCGTCGATTGACGTCATCACTCAGGAGCAGCTCGCGCGAATCGAGGCCGTCGTCGTCACGATGGAGGAGTCGGCCGAGCGCGGGGACGAGTTCTCTGAGGCGGATGCACTGTTCCATCGCCTGCTCTTCGAACCGCTCGACAACGAGCTGCTCCTGAACCTCATGGGCGTCTTCTGGAAGGTCTACCGCAAGATCCACGCGGAGGTGGGACCCTCCAACGCGGATCTCGTCGAGACGGCGGCCGCGCACCGTCGCATCCTCGAGGCCGCGAGCGCGGGGGACAAGGCTGCGGCGTCCGAGCTGCTCAACCGGCATTTCGACGGCATCCGCCGGATGCTCCAGGCCCACGCCGACGGGTAG
- a CDS encoding ABC transporter substrate-binding protein, which translates to MSNPISPLVNDASRRNFLKLSGAIGAAAAFTASLAACSPGGTPASAVTSGGAVDPTKELVAGISFALSTGFDPIAASGATPQAANNHLFEGLVDLHPATRQAYLALAASDPKKVDDTHWEVEVKQGATFHDGTPVTADDVVWSFNRTLDPASKSLFAGFIPFIKAASKKDDKTVAFELKAPFAGFKERIAVVKVVPKALTDTAEKAKAFDAKPIGSGPYKFVSATKEDKIVFAKFDGYKGQYPARSNNMTWLLIADGSARVNSIPSRAQAIEDVPYLDIDSLKSKVTVEAVQSFGLLFLMFNTAKAPFSDKRVRQALFYATDTQSVINKALLGNATPATSYLPKNHPAYHQAATQYSYNPDKAKQLLSDAGASNLSLRLTSTQNSWIDKCMPLIKENWDAIGVKTTLDIVPSATVYSAQRADGGGDFDVVCASGDPSVFGNDADLLLSWFYRAGVWPTARYRWTGTPEYKQVQDLLAQAASADAAQAKDLQGQIIDLVAEQVPLYPLFHRKLPTAWDPTQLDGFQPLPTTGLSFIGVGRK; encoded by the coding sequence ATGAGCAACCCCATCTCCCCGCTGGTCAATGACGCCAGCCGCAGGAACTTCCTCAAGCTCAGCGGAGCGATCGGCGCCGCCGCGGCGTTCACGGCGTCCCTGGCCGCATGCTCCCCCGGCGGCACGCCGGCCTCCGCGGTCACGAGCGGCGGAGCGGTCGACCCGACCAAGGAGCTCGTCGCCGGCATCTCATTCGCCCTCTCGACCGGCTTCGACCCGATCGCCGCGAGCGGTGCGACGCCTCAGGCGGCCAACAACCACCTCTTCGAGGGCCTCGTGGACCTCCACCCGGCGACCCGACAGGCCTACCTGGCCCTCGCGGCGTCGGACCCGAAGAAGGTCGACGACACCCACTGGGAGGTCGAGGTCAAGCAGGGCGCGACGTTCCACGACGGCACGCCCGTGACCGCGGACGACGTCGTGTGGTCCTTCAACCGCACCCTCGATCCGGCGAGCAAGTCCCTCTTCGCGGGCTTCATCCCGTTCATCAAGGCCGCGTCCAAGAAGGACGACAAGACGGTCGCATTCGAGCTGAAGGCCCCGTTCGCTGGCTTCAAGGAGCGCATCGCTGTGGTCAAGGTCGTCCCCAAGGCCCTCACGGACACCGCAGAGAAGGCCAAGGCCTTCGACGCGAAGCCGATCGGCTCGGGCCCGTACAAGTTCGTCTCCGCGACCAAGGAAGACAAGATCGTCTTCGCGAAGTTCGACGGCTACAAGGGCCAGTACCCGGCCCGGTCGAACAACATGACGTGGCTCCTCATCGCCGACGGCTCTGCTCGGGTCAACTCGATCCCATCCCGCGCCCAGGCCATCGAGGACGTGCCATATCTCGACATCGACTCGCTCAAGAGCAAAGTCACCGTCGAGGCGGTGCAGTCCTTCGGGCTCCTGTTCCTCATGTTCAACACCGCCAAGGCGCCGTTCAGCGACAAGCGCGTCCGTCAGGCGCTCTTCTACGCCACGGACACCCAGAGCGTCATCAACAAGGCCCTGCTCGGCAACGCGACACCGGCGACGTCCTACCTGCCCAAGAACCACCCGGCCTACCACCAGGCCGCGACTCAGTACTCGTACAACCCGGACAAGGCCAAGCAACTGCTCTCCGACGCCGGCGCGTCCAACCTGAGCTTGCGCCTCACCTCGACCCAGAACTCCTGGATCGACAAGTGCATGCCGCTCATCAAGGAGAACTGGGACGCGATCGGCGTCAAGACCACCCTCGACATCGTCCCCTCGGCGACGGTCTACAGCGCCCAGCGCGCTGACGGCGGCGGCGACTTCGACGTCGTCTGCGCATCGGGCGACCCGAGCGTGTTCGGGAACGACGCCGACCTCCTCCTGAGCTGGTTCTACCGCGCCGGCGTGTGGCCGACGGCGCGCTACCGCTGGACCGGCACCCCCGAGTACAAGCAGGTGCAGGACCTCCTCGCCCAGGCCGCCTCCGCCGACGCAGCCCAAGCCAAAGACCTCCAGGGCCAGATCATCGACCTCGTGGCCGAGCAAGTGCCGCTGTACCCGCTGTTCCACCGCAAGCTGCCGACGGCCTGGGACCCCACTCAGCTCGACGGCTTCCAACCGCTGCCCACGACCGGTCTGTCCTTCATCGGCGTCGGTCGCAAGTAG
- a CDS encoding phosphoenolpyruvate carboxykinase (GTP), giving the protein MGQTRLPLLAEAPTTYEPLLSWVEEVAELTKPDRIHWVDGSEAEYRTLTDELVAAGTLTRLNPELFPNSFAAFSDPADVARVEEQTFICSKNERDAGFTNNWMDPDAMKEKLTGLFEGSMRGRTMYVIPFVMGHLDAEDPKFGVEITDSAYVVTSMRIMARIGTDVLKKIEETRAFFVPALHSVGAPLEEGQADVPWPCNPEKWIVHFPEERSIWSYGSGYGGNALLGKKCYALRIASVMARDESWLAEHMLILKLTSPEGKAYHVAAAFPSACGKTNLALLDPTIKGWKVETLGDDITWMRFGKQGELRAVNPEAGLFGVAPGTGWGTNPNAMRAIAKGNSIFTNVALTDDGGVWWEGMTDEVPAHLTDWRGDDWTPEAGRPAAHPNSRFCTPIDQIDMLASEYFAPDGVEVNAILFGGRRKTTIPLVTQARSWANGIFMGATLSSETTAAAAGAVGVVRRDPMAMLPFIGYDAGDYLNHWVRVSGKANPARLPKIFLVNWFRRTREGGFAWPGFGDNSRVLKWAIERIEGTADAVETPIGFIPTPASLDLTGLEMTEAEVEEAVRFDADEWHAELPGLEDWFARFGGSLPKSITAELDGLKARLA; this is encoded by the coding sequence ATGGGACAGACCCGTCTGCCGCTGCTCGCGGAAGCCCCCACGACTTACGAGCCGCTGCTCTCCTGGGTCGAAGAAGTTGCCGAGCTGACCAAGCCCGACCGCATCCACTGGGTCGACGGATCCGAGGCGGAGTACCGCACGCTGACGGATGAGCTTGTCGCCGCAGGGACCCTCACGCGCCTCAACCCGGAGCTGTTCCCGAACTCCTTCGCCGCCTTCTCCGACCCGGCCGACGTGGCCCGCGTCGAGGAGCAGACCTTCATCTGCTCGAAGAACGAGCGCGATGCCGGCTTCACCAACAACTGGATGGACCCGGACGCCATGAAGGAGAAGCTCACGGGCCTCTTCGAGGGCTCCATGCGCGGCCGCACCATGTACGTCATCCCGTTCGTCATGGGCCACCTTGACGCCGAGGACCCCAAGTTCGGCGTCGAGATCACCGACTCTGCGTACGTCGTCACCTCGATGCGCATCATGGCGCGCATCGGCACCGACGTCCTGAAGAAGATCGAAGAGACCCGTGCGTTCTTCGTCCCGGCCCTCCACTCGGTCGGCGCCCCCCTTGAAGAGGGTCAGGCGGACGTCCCGTGGCCGTGCAACCCGGAGAAGTGGATCGTGCACTTCCCGGAGGAGCGCTCCATCTGGTCCTACGGCTCGGGCTACGGCGGCAACGCCCTCCTGGGCAAGAAGTGCTACGCCCTGCGCATCGCCTCCGTCATGGCCCGCGACGAGAGCTGGCTCGCCGAGCACATGCTCATCCTCAAGCTGACCAGCCCCGAGGGCAAGGCGTACCACGTTGCCGCGGCCTTCCCGTCCGCGTGCGGCAAGACCAACCTGGCGCTCCTCGATCCGACGATCAAGGGCTGGAAGGTCGAGACCCTCGGCGACGACATCACCTGGATGCGCTTCGGCAAGCAGGGCGAGCTCCGCGCAGTCAACCCCGAGGCGGGCCTGTTCGGCGTCGCCCCCGGCACCGGCTGGGGCACGAACCCGAACGCCATGCGCGCCATCGCCAAGGGCAACAGCATCTTTACCAACGTGGCGCTCACGGACGACGGCGGCGTGTGGTGGGAGGGCATGACCGACGAGGTCCCGGCCCATCTCACCGACTGGCGCGGCGACGACTGGACGCCGGAGGCCGGCCGTCCTGCCGCGCACCCGAACTCGCGCTTCTGCACGCCGATCGACCAGATCGACATGCTCGCCTCCGAGTACTTCGCGCCGGACGGCGTCGAGGTCAACGCGATCCTCTTCGGCGGCCGCCGCAAGACCACCATCCCGCTCGTGACGCAGGCGCGCAGCTGGGCGAACGGCATCTTCATGGGCGCGACGCTCTCCTCGGAGACGACGGCGGCCGCGGCCGGTGCGGTCGGCGTCGTGCGCCGCGACCCGATGGCCATGCTGCCGTTCATCGGCTACGACGCAGGCGACTACCTCAACCACTGGGTCCGCGTCTCCGGCAAGGCCAACCCGGCAAGGCTGCCGAAGATCTTCCTCGTGAACTGGTTCCGCCGCACCCGCGAGGGCGGGTTCGCGTGGCCCGGCTTCGGGGACAACTCCCGCGTGCTCAAGTGGGCGATCGAGCGCATCGAGGGCACGGCCGACGCCGTCGAGACCCCCATCGGCTTCATCCCGACCCCGGCCAGCCTGGACCTCACGGGTCTGGAGATGACCGAGGCCGAGGTCGAGGAGGCCGTCCGCTTCGACGCCGACGAGTGGCACGCCGAGCTTCCGGGCCTCGAGGACTGGTTCGCCCGCTTTGGTGGCTCGCTGCCGAAGAGCATCACGGCCGAACTCGACGGCCTGAAGGCGCGTCTCGCCTGA
- a CDS encoding IS481 family transposase: MSKNKVIVLAVLEGGMSKAEAARRYGISRQWVHQLIARHAAEGEAGLEARSRRPRTSPQQTPANVQERILVLRADLQAKGLDSGAETIAAHLGREGLPVPASTTIHRILRAAGAVAPEPHKRPKSSLRRFAAAQPNETWQSDFTHWHLADGTDTEIIDFLDDHSRCLLHLTAHPRTTGAIVVDAFLDTAQEHGLPASTLTDNGMVYTTRLAGGKGGRNAFETLIAGLGITQKNGSPGHPQTQGKIERFHQTLKKWLHSQPPAQTIEDLNDQLTRFRHVYNHERPHRALGRHTPAEAYAQTPKAGPAAAAQGAHFRVRVDRVDADGKVTLRHAGRLRHLGIGRAHRHKRLILLVHDAEATAIEHGTGEILAEFTINPTRGYQPKKQNTPGPKTGGVNDVPPHP; this comes from the coding sequence ATGTCGAAGAACAAGGTCATCGTCCTCGCAGTCCTGGAGGGTGGGATGTCCAAGGCCGAAGCAGCCCGCCGGTACGGCATCAGCCGCCAATGGGTCCACCAACTCATCGCCCGCCACGCAGCCGAAGGAGAGGCCGGCCTCGAGGCCCGCTCCCGGCGGCCCCGCACCAGCCCGCAGCAGACGCCGGCCAACGTTCAGGAGAGGATCCTGGTCCTACGCGCCGACCTGCAGGCCAAGGGCCTGGACTCCGGGGCCGAGACCATCGCTGCCCATCTCGGACGCGAGGGCCTCCCGGTGCCCGCGAGCACCACCATCCACCGCATCCTCCGGGCCGCCGGCGCGGTCGCCCCCGAACCCCACAAGCGTCCCAAGTCCTCCCTGCGACGCTTCGCCGCGGCCCAGCCCAACGAGACCTGGCAGTCCGACTTCACCCACTGGCACCTGGCCGACGGCACCGACACCGAGATCATCGACTTCCTCGACGACCACTCCCGCTGCCTGCTCCACCTCACCGCCCACCCCAGGACGACCGGCGCCATCGTCGTGGACGCCTTCCTGGACACCGCACAGGAACACGGCCTGCCCGCCAGCACCCTGACCGACAACGGCATGGTCTACACCACCCGCCTGGCCGGCGGGAAAGGCGGCCGCAACGCCTTCGAGACCCTCATCGCAGGGCTCGGGATCACGCAGAAGAACGGATCCCCCGGCCACCCCCAGACCCAGGGCAAGATCGAGCGCTTCCACCAGACCCTGAAGAAATGGCTCCACAGCCAGCCTCCGGCCCAGACCATCGAGGACCTGAACGACCAGCTCACCAGATTCCGCCACGTCTACAACCACGAACGCCCCCACCGCGCGCTCGGCAGGCACACACCCGCCGAGGCCTACGCCCAGACCCCCAAGGCCGGCCCCGCGGCCGCCGCCCAGGGGGCACACTTCCGGGTCAGGGTTGACCGCGTCGACGCCGACGGCAAGGTCACCCTCCGCCACGCGGGACGCCTCCGTCACCTCGGCATCGGCCGCGCCCACAGGCACAAACGCCTCATCCTGCTCGTCCACGACGCCGAGGCCACCGCCATCGAGCACGGCACCGGCGAGATCCTCGCCGAGTTCACCATCAATCCCACCCGCGGCTACCAGCCCAAAAAACAGAACACCCCCGGTCCGAAGACCGGGGGTGTCAACGATGTCCCGCCACATCCGTAA
- a CDS encoding ABC transporter permease, with product MSTLLRLLGRRIAVLPFMLLGVTILVFLVLQVAPGDPATFVLGPDASEDAKNAWREARGLNDPLIIQFFHYVARLVTLNFGVTNPPEEPVGIRIAAAFPVTLQLTLLGVLIAVVISLVLGILGALYRDKWPDQLIRVFSIAAIATPSFWLGILLIQWFALPKGSLFPVGGMAWAEQYGFVGWAYSMALPAVALGLPVAASLIRVVRTSMVEELDKDYVRTAIGNGVPYRTVVAKNVLRNALVTPVTVLGLRVGYLLGGAIVIERIFDLKGMGGLIINGLNGKDVNLVAGGVITIAATFVLVNIVVDVLYLLINPRIRTV from the coding sequence GTGTCAACGCTGCTGAGACTGCTGGGCCGGAGGATCGCCGTCCTCCCCTTCATGCTGTTGGGCGTCACGATCCTCGTGTTCCTCGTCCTCCAGGTGGCCCCGGGCGACCCCGCGACGTTCGTCCTGGGGCCCGATGCCTCGGAGGACGCGAAGAACGCATGGCGCGAGGCCCGCGGGCTCAACGATCCGCTCATCATCCAGTTCTTCCACTACGTAGCCAGACTCGTCACCCTCAACTTCGGCGTGACCAACCCGCCGGAGGAGCCCGTGGGCATCCGCATCGCGGCCGCCTTCCCCGTGACGCTCCAGCTCACGCTCCTGGGTGTGCTCATCGCCGTCGTGATCTCGCTTGTCCTCGGCATCCTCGGCGCGCTCTACCGCGACAAGTGGCCAGACCAGCTCATCCGCGTGTTCTCGATCGCGGCCATCGCGACGCCGTCGTTCTGGCTCGGCATCCTCCTCATCCAGTGGTTCGCCCTCCCGAAGGGCTCGCTCTTCCCGGTGGGCGGCATGGCGTGGGCCGAGCAGTACGGCTTCGTCGGCTGGGCCTACTCGATGGCACTGCCCGCCGTTGCCCTCGGCCTGCCCGTCGCAGCGTCCCTCATCCGCGTGGTGCGCACGTCGATGGTCGAGGAGCTCGACAAGGACTACGTCCGCACGGCCATCGGCAACGGCGTCCCGTACCGCACGGTCGTGGCGAAGAACGTGCTCCGCAATGCCCTCGTCACCCCGGTCACGGTACTCGGCCTCCGCGTCGGCTACCTCTTGGGCGGCGCGATCGTGATCGAGCGCATCTTCGACCTCAAGGGCATGGGCGGACTCATCATCAACGGCCTCAACGGCAAGGACGTCAACCTCGTTGCCGGCGGTGTCATCACGATCGCCGCGACCTTCGTCCTCGTCAACATCGTGGTGGACGTCCTCTACCTGCTCATCAATCCCCGGATCCGGACGGTCTGA